One segment of Solanum stenotomum isolate F172 chromosome 1, ASM1918654v1, whole genome shotgun sequence DNA contains the following:
- the LOC125869911 gene encoding 2-alkenal reductase (NADP(+)-dependent)-like, whose product MGEEVIISNKQVILKHYVSGYPKESDMELKNSTIKLNVPEGSNVVILKNLYLSCDPYMRGRMKKIEGSYIDSFIPGSPITGFGVAKVLESGDSNFQKGDLVWGMTGWEEYSIVTPTQNNLFKINDKDVPLSYYTGILGMPGMTAYVGFYEICSPKKGETVFVSAASGAVGQLVGQFAKMLGCYVVGSAGSKEKVDLLKSKFGFDEAFNYKEEHDLDAALKRYFPDGIDIYFENVGGKMLDAVLLNMKLHGRIAACGMISQYNLEQTEGVHNLFYLISKRIRMEGFIIFDYFHLYSKYLKMIIPKIKAGNVVYVEDVVEGLENAPTALVGLFSGLNIGKQVVMVSRE is encoded by the exons ATGGGAGAAGAAGTGATAATTAGCAACAAACAAGTCATTTTAAAACACTATGTGAGTGGTTACCCTAAAGAATCAGACATGGAATTGAAGAATAGCACTATTAAATTGAATGTACCAGAAGGTTCTAATGTTGTTATTTTGAAGAATCTTTATTTGTCATGTGACCCTTACATGAGGGGACGCATGAAAAAAATTGAGGGTAGCTACATTGATTCATTCATTCCTGGATCT CCTATCACAGGATTTGGAGTGGCTAAAGTTTTGGAGTCTGGTGATTCAAATTTTCAGAAAGGTGACTTAGTTTGGGGAATGACTGGATGGGAGGAGTACAGCATTGTAACACCTACTCAgaataatttgtttaaaattaatgACAAAGATGTCCCTCTTTCTTACTATACTGGAATCTTAG GGATGCCTGGGATGACAGCTTATGTTGGTTTTTATGAAATTTGCTCTCCTAAGAAGGGAGAAACTGTCTTTGTTTCAGCTGCTTCTGGAGCTGTTGGTCAGCTTGTTGGCCAATTTGCAAAGATGTTGGGTTGCTATGTTGTTGGTAGTGCTGGAAGCAAAGAAAAG GTTGATTTATTGAAGAGCAAGTTTGGGTTTGATGAAGCTTTTAACTACAAAGAGGAGCATGATTTAGATGCAGCTTTGAAGAG GTACTTCCCTGATGGAATCGACATTTACTTTGAGAACGTTGGAGGGAAAATGCTTGACGCAGTTCTTCTAAATATGAAACTCCATGGCCGTATTGCTGCGTGTGGGATGATCTCGCAATACAACCTTGAGCAGACTGAAGGAGTGCACAACTTATTTTACCTCATCTCAAAACGAATCCGCATGGAAGGATTCATCATTTTCGACTACTTTCATCTTTATTcgaaatatttgaaaatgatcATTCCAAAAATAAAGGCGGGTAATGTTGTCTACGTAGAAGACGTAGTTGAAGGTCTCGAAAATGCGCCCACTGCTCTAGTTGGTCTCTTTTCTGGTCTCAATATTGGTAAACAAGTTGTGATGGTTTCGCGTGAATGA
- the LOC125870075 gene encoding dual specificity protein phosphatase 1-like isoform X2, whose translation MAQALEFYNGQIEALMRAMSVAKIIREDKNPCLIEEGLFLGSLGAANNKVALKSLNLTHILMIARDINPPYANEFVYKVLSVHDRVDVNISHYFEECFDFIEEAKGQGGGVLVHCFAGKSRSATIVIAYLMKKHGMSHSEAFELVKSKRPVVSPNAGFMTQLENYDKTLKVELAPSLCPASPNAVLTISKSHTTSKSPPNKI comes from the exons ATGGCTCAAGCTCTGGAGTTTTATAATGGGCAAATTGAAGCTCTAATGCGTGCAATGTCTGTAGCAAAAATCATTCGAGAAGATAAGAATCCTTGTTTGATTGAAGAG GGTCTCTTTTTAGGGTCCCTTGGAGCTGCCAACAATAAAGTTGCACTCAAAAGCTTGAATCTAACTCATATTTTGATGATTGCTAGAGATATAAATCCTCCTTATGCAAATGAGTTTGTCTACAAAGTCCTTTCTG TTCATGACAGAGTTGATGTAAATATTTCACATTACTTTGAGGAATGCTTCGACTTCATTGAAGAAGCAAAAGGACAGGGTGGTGGTGTGCTGGTCCATTGCTTTGCTGGAAAATCCAGAAG TGCAACCATAGTCATCGCTTATCTGATGAAAAAGCATGGTATGAGTCACTCTGAAGCTTTTGAGCTTGTCAAGAGTAAAAGACCAGTCGTTTCTCCCAATGCTGGTTTTATGACACAGCTGGAAAACTATGATAAAACCCTTAAAG tGGAACTTGCTCCATCATTGTGCCCGGCATCGCCCAATGCAGTCCTAACCATCTCAAAATCTCACACCACAAGCAAGTCACCACCAAATAAA
- the LOC125870075 gene encoding dual specificity protein phosphatase 1-like isoform X3, whose product MAQALEFYNGQIEALMRAMSVAKIIREDKNPCLIEEGLFLGSLGAANNKVALKSLNLTHILMIARDINPPYANEFVYKVLSVHDRVDVNISHYFEECFDFIEEAKGQGGGVLVHCFAGKSRSATIVIAYLMKKHGMSHSEAFELVKSKRPVVSPNAGFMTQLENYDKTLKDLNNPNVML is encoded by the exons ATGGCTCAAGCTCTGGAGTTTTATAATGGGCAAATTGAAGCTCTAATGCGTGCAATGTCTGTAGCAAAAATCATTCGAGAAGATAAGAATCCTTGTTTGATTGAAGAG GGTCTCTTTTTAGGGTCCCTTGGAGCTGCCAACAATAAAGTTGCACTCAAAAGCTTGAATCTAACTCATATTTTGATGATTGCTAGAGATATAAATCCTCCTTATGCAAATGAGTTTGTCTACAAAGTCCTTTCTG TTCATGACAGAGTTGATGTAAATATTTCACATTACTTTGAGGAATGCTTCGACTTCATTGAAGAAGCAAAAGGACAGGGTGGTGGTGTGCTGGTCCATTGCTTTGCTGGAAAATCCAGAAG TGCAACCATAGTCATCGCTTATCTGATGAAAAAGCATGGTATGAGTCACTCTGAAGCTTTTGAGCTTGTCAAGAGTAAAAGACCAGTCGTTTCTCCCAATGCTGGTTTTATGACACAGCTGGAAAACTATGATAAAACCCTTAAAG
- the LOC125870075 gene encoding dual specificity protein phosphatase 1-like isoform X1, whose translation MAQALEFYNGQIEALMRAMSVAKIIREDKNPCLIEEGLFLGSLGAANNKVALKSLNLTHILMIARDINPPYANEFVYKVLSVHDRVDVNISHYFEECFDFIEEAKGQGGGVLVHCFAGKSRSATIVIAYLMKKHGMSHSEAFELVKSKRPVVSPNAGFMTQLENYDKTLKVELAPSLCPASPNAVLTISKSHTTSKSPPNKVRGGGLHLHLNICP comes from the exons ATGGCTCAAGCTCTGGAGTTTTATAATGGGCAAATTGAAGCTCTAATGCGTGCAATGTCTGTAGCAAAAATCATTCGAGAAGATAAGAATCCTTGTTTGATTGAAGAG GGTCTCTTTTTAGGGTCCCTTGGAGCTGCCAACAATAAAGTTGCACTCAAAAGCTTGAATCTAACTCATATTTTGATGATTGCTAGAGATATAAATCCTCCTTATGCAAATGAGTTTGTCTACAAAGTCCTTTCTG TTCATGACAGAGTTGATGTAAATATTTCACATTACTTTGAGGAATGCTTCGACTTCATTGAAGAAGCAAAAGGACAGGGTGGTGGTGTGCTGGTCCATTGCTTTGCTGGAAAATCCAGAAG TGCAACCATAGTCATCGCTTATCTGATGAAAAAGCATGGTATGAGTCACTCTGAAGCTTTTGAGCTTGTCAAGAGTAAAAGACCAGTCGTTTCTCCCAATGCTGGTTTTATGACACAGCTGGAAAACTATGATAAAACCCTTAAAG tGGAACTTGCTCCATCATTGTGCCCGGCATCGCCCAATGCAGTCCTAACCATCTCAAAATCTCACACCACAAGCAAGTCACCACCAAATAAAGTAAGAGG